CGAGCCTGTACAGGCCCTGCTGGTTGGCTGTGAGCGACGATCGAGCAGCGCTGGCGCTCAGCCGGCCTGCTTGCGGAGCTTCCGACGTTCACGTTCGGAGAGCCCGCCCCAGATGCCGAACCGCTCGTCGTTCTGGAGGGCGTACTCGAGGCACTGCGACTTGACTTCGCAGGTCTGGCAGATGCGCTTCGCGTCGCGCGTCGATCCGCCCTTCTCGGGAAAGAACGCCTCGGGGTCGGTCTGCGCGCAGAGCGAGTCGGTCTGCCAGGCGAGAGGATTGTCGTCGACCTGTCGCACGCCTGGCACGCCGAGCAGAACCGGGTCGACGAACCAGTCGTCGGGGACACCGCTCGCTCGCTTGAGCGAACTGAACTGCGAACCTGCGGGCTGCAAACCTGACGACTGCACCCCTGACGACTGCACCCCTGCTGACTGCTCTGAGCGGAACTCTGCTTGCGACATATCACGCTCTCCTTTCTGA
Above is a genomic segment from Subtercola boreus containing:
- a CDS encoding WhiB family transcriptional regulator — encoded protein: MQPAGSQFSSLKRASGVPDDWFVDPVLLGVPGVRQVDDNPLAWQTDSLCAQTDPEAFFPEKGGSTRDAKRICQTCEVKSQCLEYALQNDERFGIWGGLSERERRKLRKQAG